The window TACCGGTACAAAAATAGAAAACATGCCATACCACTGAATACCAACCAAAACATATTGCAACGGCAGGAATATAAAAAAGCACCAAAATAACGCTTCATGATCACTACGTCGAGTTGGCGTTAAAGTAATAAACTCTCTCAATGCGAAAAATGAAATTAGCGCAAATAAAATCACAACACCGATATTGCCTATCACAACGGCCAATACACACACGATACACATCAACCACCATGCACGTATTCTGGCATTTAAATTGTCGATTGTAGGATTGCTCTTTTCTCCTGAATACCGATAAGCAAGGATCCCACCAATGATACTGGCTACCACGAGTATACTGAATACACCCGATAGCAATAACACGATCTCGCTATCCCAAAGGCTCATGGCATCAACTCCTCTAATGCAGATTTAGCGCGTTGTAAAAATTCAGCTTTAGATTCATCCTCGCCTAATGGCGAGAGAGGCGCTCCCACTACTGCGGAACAAATAACGGGAACCACGAGCTTGGAGCCTTTTGGCAACACACGGTTTAAATTTTCAAGATAAACAGGAACCACTTCGACATGAGGAAATTTTTTAGCTAGGTGGTAAATACCACTTTTGAAATGACTTAATTCTTCGCCATCGCCGCGAGTGCCTTCCGGAAAGAGGATCAATGATTGTTGCTGTACTAACACCGCTTCTAGCGGCGCTAATATATTGTCTTTGGCGGCCCCCTCCCCTTTTCGATCAACCAATACGGCTCGGAATACTTTATTAACCAAATAACGTCTAAACGGTGTTTTATCCCAATAATCTTTTGCTGCCACAGGATGGACGGTATGGCGCATTAAAGGAGGTAAGCCAGACCAAATAACAAGACCATCAAGGTGACTAGAGTGATTCGCATAATATATACGAGACGTCATCGTTGGTTGACAACCGACCCAACGCGTACGTACACCGGTTAATAAGCGGCAAGTAAATGATAATAACATCCCCATTCCTTTTGCCATCAAAGAAACTCTTTGAGCTTTTTCCATCTTTATTCCTTGCAAAGCGTTTTTCTATTTTTCTACCCAGTTCTTAGTCAGAAGGGATAAATATTTTTTAATTAACACATCAGAAATGAAAATTAAGACTTAAGCTAAACGGGTTTATTTATTAGCACAACAGGGAAGCTCTGAATTCCTCTTATTTGAGATTACACTCGCAGACACGCTGCAAATTCTCTGAAAAAACTCACAAAAAATGCAAAAAA of the Providencia stuartii genome contains:
- a CDS encoding lysophospholipid acyltransferase family protein, translated to MEKAQRVSLMAKGMGMLLSFTCRLLTGVRTRWVGCQPTMTSRIYYANHSSHLDGLVIWSGLPPLMRHTVHPVAAKDYWDKTPFRRYLVNKVFRAVLVDRKGEGAAKDNILAPLEAVLVQQQSLILFPEGTRGDGEELSHFKSGIYHLAKKFPHVEVVPVYLENLNRVLPKGSKLVVPVICSAVVGAPLSPLGEDESKAEFLQRAKSALEELMP